The sequence AATGtttcaaaaagtaaaatcaaggtTTTGTCAAACTAGATGACTAATAACAAAATCCATTACTAGACCAAAAAATACTTCCTAAAGTAAGCTCAAGGGATGCATAGAGAACTAGATTGTTTTCTTCTAATCAAATAGACTGAAGCCCATATCTTCATCTTCTGATGCCTCTTTCTcttccttcttttcttccttcttctcctCAGCAGGGGCTGCAGCGGCTCCACCGGCAGGGGCAGCAACTGCAACAGCACCACCACCAGAAGGTACTGAAGCCAACTTTTCTCTGCCAGCAGCGATCAGCTCTGTGATATCTTTGCCATCGACTTGAGACAAGAGCAGTTGAATTCTGTCATCATCAGCCTCAGCACCAACTACAGACCACATCAACCACAAATGTGAGTGTGCAACAAACAACCAGACACATTTGGCATGGGCATGGATATAATAGATACCGATAGTAAGGTAACACAATTCGTCGTGTCATCTGCTCAAGACATCTCAAAGAATTAACAACTGTAGAGCAATGATTGTGCATTTACCATGTACATGAAACTAAAACTTAATGGTATTCCTACCTCATGTATACATATGAGAGATACACCATAACACTATAATCTCAACATTGCAGGTTAATGGAAAACGACAACACCATGGTCACTTCTACCAAACTTAAGAAAAGAATACGGGGACTAGCAACACACTTGAAGTCTACCTCATTCATTAACAGCTTGCAAAGTATAGAGTAAATTCAACTACATCAAATTTCATAGTAAAAGACTTgttatttgaaaaattgaacCATTTAATACTAcaacattaatttaaaatattttcaccaTAATTCTTAATAAGGCAAATCATATTTCAAGAAGACAACAAAATCAGTGTCAGGATTCATACTTCTAAAACCCCTCCCTCTATCTTTCTGCATACTTAATCTTAAATTCCAATTCAATCCCAGTCCACCTTAAGTAGCTTCTGGTACTCTCCCCACATAACAAAGCTTCAAATTTTATACCAATATATTAC comes from Solanum pennellii chromosome 1, SPENNV200 and encodes:
- the LOC107006448 gene encoding 60S acidic ribosomal protein P2-like yields the protein MKVIAAYLLAVLGGNASPSAKDLKNILGCVGAEADDDRIQLLLSQVDGKDITELIAAGREKLASVPSGGGAVAVAAPAGGAAAAPAEEKKEEKKEEKEASEDEDMGFSLFD